A window of Aythya fuligula isolate bAytFul2 chromosome 22, bAytFul2.pri, whole genome shotgun sequence contains these coding sequences:
- the ADAMTS15 gene encoding A disintegrin and metalloproteinase with thrombospondin motifs 15 produces MLPLLLPLLLGARALGAPQGDTAVVTPLRLDPDINGRPHFGRGGSAEAVVFQLSAFGEDFYLHLAPDARFIAPAFAAQYLGTAPGAARPRPGLRHCFYSGDVNGDRESFAALSLCGGLRGAFGYRGAEYTISPLPGGAAGGAHRLQRRGAGLPLGASASRCAVGSGLTPGVLQALAKYRGRAGGAPGGRAKRFASVPRYVETLVVADESMVKFHGDDLQHYLLTLMATAARLYKHPSIRNPIQISVVKFLLIGQDDKGPKVTGNAALTLRNFCAWQKKWNKVSDKHPEYWDTAILFTKQDLCGATTCDTLGMADVGTMCDPKRSCSVIEDDGLPSAFTTAHELGHVFNMPHDNVKACEEVFGRLKTNHMMSPTLIQIDRANPWSACSAAIITDFLDSGHGDCLLDQPSKPIPLPEDLPGTSYSLNQQCELAFGVGSKPCPYMQYCSKLWCTGKARGQIVCQTRHFPWADGTGCGEGRFCLKGACVERHNISKYRVDGGWAKWAPYGQCSRTCGGGVQLAKRECTNPVPANGGSYCEGVRVKYRSCNLDPCSSAVPGKSFREEQCEAFNGYSHSTNRLTASVSWVPKYSGVSPRDKCKLICRANGTGYFYVLAPKVVDGTPCSPDSTSVCVQGKCIKAGCDGKLGSKKKFDKCSVCGGDNKSCKKVSGLFTKPMHGYNFVVVIPAGASNIDIRQRGYKGLISDDNYLALKNGQGKYLLNGHFIVSAVERDLMVKGSVLRYSGTGTAVESLQAFKPIQEPLTLEVLSVGKMTPPRVRYSFYLPKESKEDKSSYKKEGKTPPDLNNSVLSLSNRLDGGRPTYKRPSYKWAAGGWEACSVTCGSGLQKRAVACRDSYGHPASECEAAQRPAEVRSCGEPCPVWEAGPWAPCSKSCGRGFKRRMLKCTTPAGRLLPRESCSFRRKPQELDFCTLRPC; encoded by the exons atgctgccgctgctgctgccgctgctgctgggtgcccgTGCGCTGGGCGCGCCCCAGGGGGACACGGCGGTGGTCACCCCGCTGCGCCTCGACCCCGACATCAACGGGAGGCCCCACTTCGGGCGAGGCGGCTCCGCCGAGGCCGTGGTCTTCCAGCTGTCGGCTTTCGGGGAGGATTTCTACCTGCACCTCGCCCCCGACGCCCGCTTCATCGCCCCCGCCTTCGCCGCGCAATACCTGGGCACCGCGCCCGGGGCCGCACGCCCCCGCCCCGGCCTCCGCCACTGCTTCTACTCGGGGGATGTCAACGGAGACCGCGAGTCCTTCGCCGCCCTCAGCCTctgcggggggctccggggggcttTCGGCTACCGGGGAGCCGAGTACACCATCAGCCCCCTGCCcgggggggcggccggcggAGCCCACCGCCTGCAGCGCCGCGGTGCCGGCCTCCCCCTCGGGGCCTCCGCCTCGCGGTGTGCCGTGGGCTCTGGCCTCACCCCCGGGGTGCTGCAGGCGTTGGCCAAGTACCgggggagggccgggggggcgccgggggggaGAGCCAAGCGGTTCGCCTCCGTGCCCCGTTACGTGGAGACCTTGGTGGTGGCCGACGAGTCCATGGTGAAGTTCCACGGGGACGACCTCCAGCACTACCTGCTGACCCTCATGGCCACGGCCGCCCGCCTCTACAAGCACCCCAGCATCCGCAACCCCATCCAGATCTCTGTCGTCAAGTTCCTCCTCATCGGGCAGGACGACAAGGGGCCCAAAGTCACCGGCAACGCCGCCCTCACCCTCCGCAACTTCTGCGCCTGGCAGAAGAAGTGGAACAAAGTCAGCGACAAGCACCCCGAGTACTGGGACACCGCCATCCTCTTCACCAAGCAG GACCTGTGCGGTGCCACCACCTGCGACACGCTGGGCATGGCCGACGTGGGCACCATGTGCGACCCCAAACGCAGCTGCTCCGTCATTGAGGACGACGGGCTGCCCTCGGCTTTCACCACCGCCCACGAGCTGG GCCACGTCTTCAACATGCCCCATGACAACGTCAAGGCCTGCGAGGAGGTCTTCGGCCGGCTGAAGACCAACCACATGATGTCCCCCACCCTCATCCAGATCGACCGCGCCAACCCCTGGTCAGCCTGCAGCGCTGCCATCATCACCGACTTCCTCGACAGCGGCCACG GAGACTGCTTGCTGGACCAGCCCTCCAAACCCATCCCGCTGCCCGAGGACCTGCCGGGGACGAGCTACAGCCTGAACCAGCAGTGCGAGCTGGCCTTCGGCGTGGGCTCCAAGCCCTGCCCGTACATGCAGTACTGCTCCAAGCTCTGGTGCACGGGCAAGGCGCGCGGGCAGATCGTCTGCCAGACCCGCCACTTCCCCTGGGCCGACGGCACCGGCTGCGGTGAGGGACGCTTCTGCCTCAAGGGCGCCTGTGTTGAGAGGCACAACATCAGCAAGTACAGG GTGGACGGCGGCTGGGCCAAGTGGGCGCCCTACGGGCAGTGCTCGCGGACGTGTGGTGGTGGCGTGCAGCTGGCCAAGCGCGAGTGCACCAACCCGGTGCCTGCCAATGGGGGCTCCTACTGCGAGGGTGTCCGCGTCAAGTACCGCTCCTGCAACCTGGacccctgctcctctgcag TGCCAGGGAAGAGTTTCCGCGAGGAGCAGTGTGAGGCTTTCAATGGCTACAGCCACAGCACCAACCGCCTGACTGCCTCCGTCTCCTGGGTCCCCAAGTACTCCGGCGTCTCGCCCCGGGACAAGTGCAAGCTCATCTGCCGGGCGAATGGCACGGGCTACTTCTACGTGCTGGCACCCAAG GTCGTGGACGGCACCCCTTGCTCTCCGGATTCCACCTCGGTCTGCGTCCAGGGCAAATGCATCAAAGCAGGCTGCGATGGGAAGCTGGGCTCTAAGAAGAAATTCGACAAATGCAGCGTGTGTGGGGGAGACAACAAGAGCTGCAAGAAGGTCTCGGGCTTGTTCACCAAACCCAT GCACGGCTACAACTTCGTGGTGGTGATCCCCGCGGGTGCCTCCAACATCGACATCAGGCAGCGGGGCTACAAGGGGCTGATCAGCGACGACAACTACCTGGCACTGAAGAACGGGCAGGGCAAGTACCTGCTGAACGGCCACTTCATCGTCTCGGCCGTGGAGAGGGACCTGATGGTGAAGGGCAGTGTGCTGCGCTAcagcggcaccggcaccgccgtCGAGAGCCTCCAGGCCTTCAAACCCATCCAGGAGCCCCTGACTTTGGAGGTGCTCTCTGTGGGGAAGATGACCCCTCCCCGGGTGCGCTACTCCTTCTACCTCCCCAAGGAGAGCAAGGAGGACAAGTCCTCCTACAAGAAGGAGGGCAAGACCCCGCCGGACCTCAACAACAGCGTCCTCAGCCTGTCCAACCGCTTGGACGGGGGCAGGCCGACCTACAAGCGGCCCTCCTACAAGTGGGCGGCGGGCGGCTGGGAGGCTTGCTCCGTCACCTGTGGCAGCGGGCTGCAGAAGCGAGCGGTGGCTTGCCGCGACTCCTACGGCCACCCGGCCTCCGAGTGCGAGGCCGCACAGAGGCCGGCCGAGGTTCGGTCCTGTGGGGAGCCCTGCCCGGTGTGGGAAGCGGGACCTTGGGCTCCCTGCTCCAAGAGCTGCGGTCGAGGCTTCAAGAGGAGGATGCTGAAGTGCACAACCCCGGCTGGGCGCCTCCTGCCCCGGGAGAGCTGCAGTTTTCGGAGGAAGCCGCAGGAGCTGGACTTCTGCACCTTGAGGCCGTGCTGA